A single region of the Winslowiella toletana genome encodes:
- a CDS encoding sigma-54-dependent transcriptional regulator — protein MDEKKRILIIDDDTGILSSLELLLRMEGYDVTLETQASQLMRHLTSKPFDLVLMDMNFQKDTTSGKEGLQLLDELKKFDDCLPAVTMTGWGSVDIIVNAMRAGAADFIQKPWDNERLLSIVQQQIELSRARRSGNCLREENKLLKRARDDDMDSKWVVQSRSMQQLLNMVQAVSRTDTSILILGENGTGKSLLARHIHHLSSRKDNSLVEVNTGCINEHLFESEMFGHVKGAFTDARENRIGRFELADKGTLFLDEIGNLPLSQQVKLLRVLEERQFERVGSSRTQKTNCRIIAATNADLEKAVANGAFRQDLLYRLNVIQLHLPALRERQEDIEILAERFLMRFARKYNKPVPQLSRPAIQGLHDYTWPGNIRELSHLIERAVLLCRDNRIDIEDLCLPGNEEMQPRRVEPVTEGESADSLTLAEIEKSLLLKRLHQYEGNAIKAADSLGLSRSAFYRRLDKLKISHE, from the coding sequence ATGGATGAAAAAAAACGGATCCTCATCATAGATGACGATACCGGAATTTTAAGCAGCCTTGAATTATTGCTGCGTATGGAAGGCTATGATGTAACCCTTGAAACGCAGGCCAGCCAGCTGATGCGGCATCTCACCAGTAAGCCGTTTGACCTGGTGCTGATGGATATGAATTTCCAGAAGGATACGACTTCAGGCAAAGAGGGGCTGCAGCTCCTCGATGAGCTGAAAAAGTTTGACGACTGTCTGCCTGCTGTGACCATGACCGGGTGGGGCAGCGTGGATATTATCGTCAACGCGATGCGTGCCGGCGCAGCAGACTTCATTCAAAAACCCTGGGATAATGAACGTTTGCTGAGCATTGTTCAGCAGCAAATCGAACTCAGTCGTGCAAGACGTTCAGGAAACTGTTTACGGGAAGAGAATAAACTCCTGAAACGTGCTCGCGATGATGACATGGACAGTAAGTGGGTGGTTCAATCCCGTTCCATGCAACAGCTGCTGAACATGGTTCAGGCTGTCTCGCGAACGGATACCAGCATTCTTATTCTGGGCGAAAATGGCACGGGCAAAAGTTTGCTGGCGCGCCATATTCACCATCTCTCATCCCGCAAAGACAATAGCCTGGTTGAGGTTAATACCGGCTGCATTAACGAACATCTGTTTGAGAGTGAAATGTTTGGGCATGTGAAAGGCGCGTTCACCGATGCGCGCGAAAACCGCATCGGACGCTTTGAGCTGGCAGACAAAGGCACCCTGTTTCTGGATGAGATTGGCAACCTGCCGTTGTCACAGCAGGTGAAATTGCTGCGTGTTCTCGAAGAGCGGCAGTTTGAGCGTGTCGGCTCCTCCCGTACGCAAAAAACGAATTGCAGGATCATTGCAGCAACCAATGCCGATCTGGAAAAAGCCGTGGCTAACGGCGCTTTCCGCCAGGATTTACTGTACCGACTTAATGTTATTCAGTTACATCTGCCGGCGCTGCGTGAAAGGCAGGAGGACATTGAGATTCTGGCAGAGCGCTTTCTGATGCGCTTTGCACGAAAGTACAATAAACCCGTGCCGCAGTTATCCCGCCCGGCCATTCAGGGACTGCATGACTACACCTGGCCGGGGAATATTCGTGAACTAAGCCACCTCATTGAGCGGGCCGTCCTCCTCTGCAGGGATAACAGGATCGACATTGAGGATCTCTGTCTGCCGGGAAATGAGGAGATGCAGCCGCGGCGCGTTGAACCCGTGACTGAAGGAGAGTCCGCTGACTCACTGACCCTGGCGGAAATAGAAAAATCACTGTTGCTGAAACGCCTGCATCAATATGAGGGAAATGCGATTAAAGCCGCAGACTCGCTTGGCCTTAGCCGCAGTGCTTTTTATCGCAGACTGGACAAGCTAAAAATAAGTCATGAGTAA
- a CDS encoding sensor histidine kinase: MSKLFDTFRLRYFILCSLSSLGGILAYLLLWGFPSQSPYLKILTVLILAVTSLYSGYHFFLQLNNKVNVISNLLEAVEQEDFSLRGSTKGRDIFDCVISQINAIAMQLSRHRQQQREMDFLLQKVLSNISISIFALDSQHRVIWCNDAAARMLERPIESLIGEDGEQWQSGWLLKNANTGHPVEFSRNGRPGRYKVNSDTYIVDGKKNVLLFINDVDELLRHEEKKAWQNLLRVISHEINNSLSPIASISQMLQQHYRTHAAQAPEGFVEGVDLINRRAKELITFISSYQQLNKLAPSNRVEEDLAGLIKELPLLFMHRKFELDGPEPLTARIDRGQIYQLLINLVKNADEAMGDNPGAITLIWQAQNDRVLISLLDSGVGLSNPDNLFVPFYTTKSAGSGIGLILCRQIAEQHDGYLTLKNRDGMPGCHATISLQR; encoded by the coding sequence ATGAGTAAACTTTTCGACACCTTCAGGTTACGGTATTTCATTCTGTGCAGCCTCTCTTCGCTGGGGGGGATACTGGCCTATCTGCTTCTCTGGGGATTTCCGTCGCAGTCTCCTTACCTCAAAATATTAACTGTTCTGATTTTAGCGGTAACGTCACTCTATTCTGGCTACCACTTTTTTCTGCAACTGAATAATAAAGTCAATGTGATCTCAAATCTGCTTGAGGCCGTGGAACAGGAAGATTTCAGCCTGCGGGGAAGCACCAAAGGACGGGACATCTTTGACTGCGTAATCAGTCAGATCAACGCTATTGCCATGCAGCTATCACGTCATCGTCAGCAGCAGCGTGAAATGGATTTCCTGTTACAGAAAGTGCTCTCTAATATCAGCATTTCCATTTTCGCTCTCGACAGTCAGCATCGGGTCATCTGGTGTAATGATGCCGCCGCACGGATGCTGGAGCGTCCCATCGAATCGCTGATCGGTGAGGACGGCGAGCAGTGGCAGTCAGGCTGGCTGTTGAAAAATGCCAATACCGGCCATCCTGTTGAGTTCAGTCGTAATGGCCGGCCCGGTCGTTATAAGGTGAACAGCGATACCTATATCGTGGATGGCAAAAAAAACGTGCTGTTATTCATCAATGACGTGGATGAGTTACTGCGACATGAGGAAAAAAAGGCCTGGCAGAATTTGCTGCGCGTCATCAGTCATGAAATCAATAACTCGCTGAGTCCCATCGCCTCCATAAGCCAGATGCTGCAACAGCATTACCGCACCCATGCCGCTCAGGCACCAGAGGGCTTTGTGGAGGGCGTCGATTTGATTAACCGCAGAGCAAAAGAGCTGATTACCTTCATCAGCAGTTATCAGCAGCTGAACAAACTGGCCCCGTCTAACCGGGTGGAAGAGGATCTGGCCGGGCTGATTAAAGAACTGCCTTTACTCTTTATGCACCGTAAGTTTGAGCTTGATGGGCCAGAACCCCTGACGGCCAGAATCGATCGGGGGCAAATTTATCAACTGCTGATTAATCTGGTCAAAAATGCCGATGAGGCGATGGGGGATAATCCGGGCGCGATCACCCTTATCTGGCAGGCGCAAAATGACCGGGTTCTGATCTCTCTCCTGGACAGCGGGGTCGGGTTGAGCAATCCGGACAATCTCTTTGTTCCTTTCTATACGACCAAGTCAGCAGGCAGTGGAATAGGATTAATATTGTGCCGCCAGATTGCTGAACAGCACGATGGCTACTTAACGTTAAAAAATCGCGACGGGATGCCGGGATGCCATGCCACCATTAGCCTGCAACGATAA